A genomic region of Papaver somniferum cultivar HN1 chromosome 7, ASM357369v1, whole genome shotgun sequence contains the following coding sequences:
- the LOC113297140 gene encoding adenine phosphoribosyltransferase 3-like, with protein MFRVEEEAEERTMSVCKNQDPRIHGIQTKIRVVPNFPKPGIMFQDITTLLLDPKAFKDTVDLFVERYKGKNISVVAGVEARGFIFGPPIALAIGAKFVPLRKPRKLPGKVISEEYVLEYGKDCLEMHIGAVEPGDRALVVDDLIATGGTLCAAMKLLERVGAEVVECACVIELPDLKGRERLNGKPLYILVETH; from the exons ATGTTCAGAGttgaagaagaagcagaagaaagaaCAATGTCGGTTTGTAAGAACCAAGATCCTCGTATTCACGGCATCCAAACTAAAATTCGTGTTGTTCCCAATTTTCCAAAAccag GGATTATGTTTCAAGATATAACAACTCTGCTTCTTGATCCAAAGGCATTCAAGGATACTGTTGATTTATTTGTTGAGAGATATAAGGGGAAAAATATATCAGTGGTTGCAG GAGTCGAGGCTCGGGGTTTCATATTCGGTCCACCGATTGCATTGGCAATTGGAGCGAAGTTTGTTCCATTGAGGAAACCACGAAAATTGCCTG GCAAAGTCATATCTGAGGAGTATGTTCTGGAATACGgaaaagattgtcttgagatgcaCATTGGAGCAGTTGAACCTGGTGATCGTGCGCTAGTAGTTGATGATTTGATAGCCACTGGAGGAACCTTGTGTGCTGCAATGAAATTACTTG aGCGTGTTGGGGCTGAAGTGGTTGAATGTGCATGTGTGATTGAACTTCCTGATTTGAAG GGTCGTGAGCGTTTAAATGGTAAGCCGTTATATATCTTGGTCGAGACCCACTAG
- the LOC113294583 gene encoding thaumatin-like protein: protein MNTHTPTSLIFSPTLLFSLFYFTAITQAATFDIVNKCRFTVWAAAVPGGGRRLGPNQSWKINVAAGTTQSRIWGRTKCNFDDKPPNTLAEYALNQFNNLDFFDISLVDGFNVPMSFTPTSGCRGIKCTADINGQFLKQLKAPGGCNNPCTVLRTDKYCCNSGSCGPTALSKFFKKRCSNAYSYPKDDPTSTFTCPGGTNYRVVFCPR from the coding sequence ATGAATACTCATACTCCAACTTCCCTCATCTTTTCTCCAACCCTATTGTTTTCACTGTTTTATTTCACCGCAATCACCCAAGCAGCTACCTTTGACATCGTGAACAAATGTAGATTCACAGTCTGGGCTGCAGCTGTACCAGGTGGAGGTCGAAGATTAGGCCCAAACCAATCCTGGAAAATCAATGTAGCTGCTGGAACAACTCAATCCCGCATATGGGGTCGAACAAAATGCAACTTTGATGATAAACCACCAAATACCCTAGCTGAATATGCATTAAACCAATTCAATAACTTGGATTTCTTTGATATTTCTCTCGTTGATGGGTTTAATGTACCCATGAGCTTTACCCCTACGAGCGGCTGTCGAGGTATCAAATGCACGGCTGATATAAATGGACAATTCCTGAAACAACTGAAGGCACCAGGAGGTTGCAATAATCCGTGCACAGTTTTGAGGACAGACAAGTATTGTTGCAACTCAGGCAGCTGTGGGCCGACTGCTTTatctaaatttttcaaaaaaaggTGCTCCAATGCTTATAGTTACCCGAAGGATGATCCTACTAGTACTTTTACTTGTCCTGGTGGTACAAACTATAGGGTTGTGTTTTGCCCACGTTAA